Proteins from a genomic interval of uncultured Desulfuromusa sp.:
- the rdgC gene encoding recombination-associated protein RdgC, with product MGFLATSASICYFQVTGTLNPENKFQECADKLAAEGFRSIEQSADELSTGWVQFDDYDSSEFSSLHSCWRDHYLCFSLRQDRRRIPAALLKREIIRLCEKFLEQQPTLKYVPKSEKEQIRDQARSSLLARTLPTPSFYDVIWDTDQQLLRFCSLGQNTIDSFQGLFHQTFPGLRLQIFHPLARAVKILPEQLRDSLQQANKSQTENILEQIEANRWLGTDFLQWLFYRTLNSDSRYQVTASGPLLDKQPFTAFLDNRLVLIGGGQEGLQKIVVAGPQDHYLEVRAALQQGKQIEEATIHLQQNEDDGWKLTLKGERFQFGSFRTPMIRPEKDPNDDPQAEAEAAFFTKIAVIEEGEQMFNSLLKTFLELRLGEQWPKEQTAILTWLKE from the coding sequence ATGGGCTTTCTGGCCACATCCGCCAGTATTTGTTATTTTCAAGTGACAGGCACACTTAATCCCGAAAACAAATTTCAGGAATGTGCGGACAAACTCGCCGCAGAAGGATTCCGTTCAATCGAGCAATCCGCTGATGAACTGTCAACAGGCTGGGTTCAGTTTGATGATTACGATAGCAGTGAATTCAGCTCCTTGCATAGTTGTTGGCGCGACCACTATCTATGCTTCAGTTTACGCCAAGACCGCCGTCGCATCCCTGCCGCCCTTCTGAAACGCGAAATAATCCGGCTCTGCGAAAAATTTCTTGAACAACAACCAACACTGAAATACGTCCCTAAAAGTGAAAAAGAACAAATTCGCGATCAAGCGAGATCTTCACTCCTCGCCCGCACCCTGCCGACTCCGTCTTTTTATGATGTGATATGGGATACCGACCAGCAACTCCTCCGTTTTTGTTCCCTTGGTCAGAACACGATTGACAGTTTTCAAGGCCTGTTCCATCAAACCTTTCCCGGTCTTCGGCTGCAAATCTTTCACCCCCTGGCGAGAGCAGTAAAAATTCTTCCAGAGCAATTACGGGATTCTTTACAGCAGGCCAACAAATCTCAGACGGAGAATATTCTCGAGCAGATTGAAGCCAATCGCTGGCTGGGAACCGATTTTCTACAATGGCTCTTCTATCGCACCCTGAATTCCGACTCCCGCTATCAGGTAACAGCATCTGGGCCGCTGCTGGACAAACAACCGTTTACCGCTTTTTTGGACAACCGTTTGGTGTTGATTGGCGGCGGCCAGGAGGGACTACAAAAAATTGTCGTTGCAGGTCCGCAGGATCATTATCTGGAGGTTCGAGCCGCTCTGCAGCAGGGAAAACAAATCGAGGAAGCAACCATACATTTACAACAAAATGAAGATGATGGCTGGAAGCTTACGCTCAAGGGTGAACGTTTTCAATTCGGGAGTTTTCGCACCCCCATGATCCGCCCGGAAAAAGACCCCAATGACGACCCTCAGGCCGAAGCAGAGGCAGCATTCTTCACAAAAATTGCCGTCATCGAAGAAGGTGAGCAAATGTTCAACAGCCTGCTGAAAACTTTCCTGGAATTACGCCTCGGCGAACAATGGCCCAAAGAACAGACTGCTATACTGACCTGGCTGAAAGAGTAA
- a CDS encoding class II fructose-bisphosphate aldolase, which translates to MADAVSYKDLGLVNSREIFRKAVDGGYAIPAYNFNNLEQLQAIITACAETRSPVILQISKGARNYANETMLRYMATGAVQMAKEMGADIPIVLHLDHGDSFELCKSCIESGFSSVMIDGSHLSYDENVALTRQVVDFAHAHDVTVEGELGVLAGIEDDVVAEKSTYTQPDEVEDFVRKTGVDSLAISIGTSHGAYKFKLKEGESVPPLRFDILAECEKRIPGFPIVLHGASSVIPEYVALINQYGGKMDGAVGVPEDQLRKAAASAVCKINIDSDGRLAVTAKVREYLANDPGEFDPRKYLGAARTELIRLIKHKNEVVLGSAGKG; encoded by the coding sequence ATGGCTGACGCAGTGAGTTACAAAGACCTGGGTTTAGTAAATTCGCGGGAGATATTTCGAAAAGCGGTCGATGGCGGTTACGCTATCCCCGCTTATAATTTTAATAACCTTGAACAATTGCAGGCAATTATTACTGCTTGTGCGGAAACCCGATCACCAGTGATTCTTCAAATCAGTAAAGGTGCGAGGAATTACGCCAACGAGACAATGTTGCGTTATATGGCTACCGGAGCTGTACAAATGGCCAAGGAAATGGGGGCTGATATTCCGATTGTTCTCCATCTGGACCATGGTGACTCTTTTGAACTTTGTAAAAGCTGTATTGAGTCGGGATTTTCATCTGTCATGATTGATGGTTCACACCTCTCTTATGACGAAAACGTTGCCCTCACGCGTCAGGTGGTTGATTTTGCTCATGCGCATGATGTGACTGTTGAGGGCGAATTGGGCGTTCTTGCCGGGATTGAGGATGATGTCGTAGCTGAAAAATCAACCTACACCCAGCCTGATGAAGTTGAAGACTTCGTCAGGAAAACCGGGGTTGATTCTCTCGCTATTTCCATTGGAACCAGTCATGGGGCCTACAAGTTCAAGCTTAAGGAGGGTGAGTCGGTTCCGCCTTTGCGGTTTGATATCCTGGCCGAATGTGAAAAAAGAATACCGGGCTTTCCGATTGTTCTGCATGGAGCATCCAGTGTGATTCCCGAGTATGTTGCTTTGATTAATCAATATGGCGGCAAGATGGATGGGGCTGTTGGCGTTCCGGAAGATCAACTTCGCAAAGCTGCGGCTAGTGCCGTTTGTAAAATCAATATTGATTCCGATGGTCGCCTGGCAGTCACGGCCAAGGTGCGGGAATATCTGGCGAACGATCCGGGTGAATTTGATCCCCGTAAATATTTAGGAGCTGCCCGCACAGAGTTGATCCGTCTGATTAAACACAAGAACGAAGTGGTTCTTGGAAGTGCCGGAAAGGGTTAA
- a CDS encoding J domain-containing protein codes for MQQVTETEVFHACRTLFGSGLQLNRDFLSYLQPAGVRSAYRRKAKTTHPDHFANSATTTRTKQHRLFQDLNQAHQTVLTYLKQRQHFATGNFSRTYSPGTQTRYRRNDPFDRQTRRSSLPARPLQFGLFLYYSGLVPFHAVISAVTWQRRQRPALGEIARRWGWLNESNIQEIINYRNGILKFGERAEQLGFLSPLQVRTLLFHQQSRQQQMGHYFIEQGYFDKATLNQLLLQLAEHNQTYRKGCRGYFYYFHRK; via the coding sequence ATGCAGCAAGTGACAGAAACAGAAGTTTTCCATGCTTGTCGGACCTTATTCGGTTCCGGCCTCCAGCTGAATAGAGACTTTCTGTCTTATTTACAACCGGCAGGAGTGCGCTCCGCTTACAGGAGAAAAGCCAAAACGACTCATCCTGACCATTTTGCAAATTCTGCGACCACGACAAGAACAAAACAACACCGTCTTTTTCAGGATTTAAACCAAGCACACCAAACGGTTTTAACCTATCTGAAACAACGCCAACACTTTGCAACTGGAAACTTTTCCCGCACTTATTCACCCGGTACGCAAACAAGATATCGCCGCAATGATCCGTTTGATCGACAAACACGGCGGAGTTCACTACCAGCACGACCATTACAATTTGGTCTCTTCCTCTATTACTCAGGTTTAGTCCCATTTCATGCGGTGATCTCAGCCGTTACCTGGCAAAGACGACAACGACCGGCACTGGGCGAAATAGCCCGACGCTGGGGCTGGTTGAATGAGAGTAATATCCAGGAGATAATCAACTACCGTAACGGCATCCTTAAGTTTGGTGAACGCGCAGAACAACTTGGCTTCCTCAGCCCGTTACAGGTCCGCACTCTTCTATTTCACCAGCAGAGCCGGCAACAGCAAATGGGGCACTATTTTATTGAACAAGGATACTTTGATAAAGCAACCCTGAACCAGTTGCTCCTCCAGCTGGCTGAGCACAACCAAACCTACCGAAAAGGATGCCGTGGTTATTTTTATTATTTCCACCGCAAATAA
- the rpsU gene encoding 30S ribosomal protein S21, producing MEITVIDGNVEKAIKVLKRKLQQEGLFREMKQRKFYEKPSIKRKRKEKEAQRRLRKKQRAMKRFN from the coding sequence GTGGAAATCACAGTCATCGATGGTAACGTCGAAAAAGCGATTAAAGTTCTCAAGCGTAAGTTACAGCAGGAAGGACTTTTCCGTGAAATGAAGCAACGTAAATTTTACGAAAAGCCAAGTATTAAACGTAAACGCAAAGAGAAAGAAGCACAACGCCGTTTGCGTAAGAAGCAACGTGCAATGAAGCGGTTTAACTAA
- a CDS encoding glyceraldehyde-3-phosphate dehydrogenase, which translates to MVDTRTDEYFKEWKEREAIAEAMTPLLGKLYRDQEVICTVYDRALVNQSTIEVLRAHRFARQIINREIWVTDTYPILQAMSELSLAPGKVDLGKMAILFQEQGGGDIKAFVAEQLKDLNTGKGHQLSEPRDVVLYGFGRIGRLLARILIEQTGGGNKLRLRAAVVRKGSDDDLTKRASLLRRDSVHGHFKGTIRVDEEENAIIANGNMIRIIYANTPEEVDYTKYGIKNALVIDNTGKWRDREGLGRHISCKGASQVLLTAPGKGDIPNVVYGVNNALLETGENILSAASCTTNAIVPVLKAVNDKFGIEAGHIETCHSYTNDQNLIDNYHKKERRGRSAPLNMVITETGAANAVAKTLPELAGKLTGNAIRVPTPNVSLAILNLTLNQETTAEELNSYLRGISLNSPLQDQIDFTNSPEAVSTDMVGSSYAGVVDSLATIVQGNRCVLYIWYDNEYGYSYQVVRIVEKVSGMSLDHWPK; encoded by the coding sequence ATGGTTGACACAAGAACAGATGAATATTTTAAAGAGTGGAAAGAGCGCGAGGCTATTGCCGAAGCAATGACACCGCTGCTCGGAAAACTTTATCGCGATCAAGAAGTCATTTGTACCGTCTATGATCGCGCCCTGGTCAACCAGTCGACCATTGAAGTTCTAAGAGCTCACCGCTTTGCCCGGCAGATTATCAATCGGGAAATCTGGGTCACGGACACCTACCCTATTCTTCAGGCAATGTCAGAACTGAGCCTTGCCCCCGGAAAAGTCGATCTCGGGAAAATGGCGATCCTGTTCCAGGAACAAGGCGGTGGGGATATCAAAGCCTTTGTCGCCGAACAATTAAAAGATCTGAATACCGGCAAAGGCCATCAACTCAGCGAACCACGTGATGTCGTTCTTTACGGTTTTGGCCGGATCGGTCGCCTGCTCGCAAGAATTCTGATTGAACAAACCGGTGGTGGCAACAAGCTGCGTCTGCGGGCAGCTGTGGTCCGCAAAGGGAGTGATGATGATTTGACAAAACGCGCCAGCCTCCTTCGCCGCGATTCAGTCCATGGACATTTCAAGGGAACCATCAGAGTCGATGAAGAAGAAAATGCCATCATTGCCAACGGCAATATGATCCGCATTATCTACGCCAACACTCCCGAAGAGGTTGACTACACAAAATATGGAATAAAGAACGCCCTTGTTATCGACAACACCGGTAAATGGCGTGATCGTGAAGGTCTGGGACGCCATATCAGCTGCAAAGGAGCGTCTCAGGTTCTTTTGACCGCTCCGGGCAAGGGAGACATTCCCAATGTCGTCTATGGAGTCAACAACGCACTCCTGGAAACGGGTGAAAACATCTTATCCGCAGCCAGTTGTACGACAAATGCGATTGTTCCGGTACTCAAAGCTGTCAACGATAAGTTTGGTATTGAAGCAGGGCATATTGAAACCTGCCACAGCTACACCAACGATCAGAACCTGATCGATAACTACCACAAAAAAGAACGGCGGGGTCGCAGTGCACCGTTGAATATGGTCATTACTGAGACTGGAGCAGCTAACGCCGTTGCCAAAACGTTGCCGGAACTTGCCGGAAAACTGACCGGAAATGCCATCCGGGTTCCCACGCCAAATGTTTCGCTGGCTATCTTGAACCTGACGTTGAATCAGGAGACAACTGCTGAAGAATTGAACAGCTATCTCCGGGGAATTTCTCTCAACTCACCGTTACAGGATCAAATTGATTTTACCAACTCACCTGAAGCTGTTTCTACAGACATGGTCGGTTCATCCTATGCCGGGGTTGTTGATTCTCTGGCAACCATAGTACAAGGCAATCGCTGTGTCCTTTACATCTGGTACGACAATGAATATGGTTACAGTTACCAGGTGGTACGGATCGTTGAAAAAGTATCAGGGATGAGCTTAGATCACTGGCCAAAATAA
- a CDS encoding class I SAM-dependent RNA methyltransferase, whose protein sequence is MPISTDHYFAVTTPGLEAVCAGELTQLGIQPVKMIRGGVEFAGGLHELYLANLWLRSATRILVRLGEVTARDFPTLFQRLSRLPWGRFIKPGSSCDIRAVSHGSRLNHTGRIAAACEDAMAKSLGERNGSAGFVQKVFVRMNDNRCEVSVDSSGDLLHRRGYRHARVAAPLRETLAAGCLLACGYDGSLPLSDAMTGSGTFAIEAALIALHRAPGKERNFAFMNWPKFRPGLWQQLLVEAQRGEKETLPAPIFAVDNNPKAIKAAQINIESIGLQGLIELSCGQMQQLYPSTPTGLMICNPPYGERLGKNASLKAFYHDLGRLYGTVFAAWDGAVICPESGLIQSTNLSFSPLLRFTNGGIKVSLLKKT, encoded by the coding sequence ATGCCAATATCAACAGATCACTATTTTGCGGTGACCACGCCGGGGTTGGAGGCTGTCTGTGCCGGGGAACTGACTCAGCTTGGAATTCAACCTGTAAAAATGATTCGTGGCGGGGTTGAATTCGCGGGAGGGCTTCATGAACTCTATCTTGCCAATTTATGGTTACGTAGCGCGACCCGGATTTTAGTCCGCCTGGGGGAGGTTACCGCGCGCGATTTTCCAACTCTTTTTCAACGATTGTCCCGTCTCCCTTGGGGCCGCTTTATCAAACCCGGATCGTCCTGTGATATTCGGGCTGTAAGCCACGGATCCCGATTAAACCATACTGGTCGGATTGCTGCGGCTTGTGAAGATGCTATGGCCAAATCCCTCGGTGAGAGAAACGGATCCGCGGGTTTCGTGCAGAAGGTTTTTGTCAGAATGAATGATAATCGCTGCGAGGTTTCTGTGGACAGCTCCGGAGATCTTCTGCACCGACGTGGCTATCGTCATGCTCGTGTCGCTGCACCATTGCGGGAAACTCTCGCTGCGGGGTGTTTGCTGGCCTGTGGTTATGACGGCTCATTGCCACTGTCTGATGCGATGACCGGATCTGGAACTTTTGCTATTGAGGCTGCTTTGATTGCACTGCATCGAGCGCCGGGCAAGGAGCGGAATTTTGCCTTTATGAACTGGCCAAAATTTCGTCCGGGATTATGGCAGCAGTTGCTGGTAGAGGCACAGAGAGGGGAAAAAGAGACTCTGCCTGCCCCCATTTTTGCTGTTGATAATAATCCGAAAGCGATTAAAGCTGCGCAGATAAATATTGAGTCAATTGGTTTGCAAGGGTTGATAGAGCTTTCTTGCGGGCAGATGCAGCAACTCTATCCATCGACCCCAACAGGGCTTATGATCTGTAATCCTCCGTATGGAGAAAGACTTGGTAAAAATGCAAGTTTGAAAGCTTTCTATCATGATTTGGGCCGGCTTTACGGAACCGTTTTTGCGGCTTGGGACGGGGCGGTTATCTGTCCGGAGTCAGGGTTGATTCAATCGACCAATCTCTCTTTCAGCCCATTACTGCGCTTTACAAATGGAGGAATAAAGGTCTCTTTGTTGAAAAAAACTTGA
- a CDS encoding SpoIIE family protein phosphatase: MKFRTKFLILLLLVTLLPLGLSFVLQRASMLHFGNKLTNDTRTLLNNDAETLLHSLVDDYGLILKRDKAIALLALQNQAEAVAWRLSAPPLEDPQPIFFSADYASGQTQPKDLISTPKHQRLSEEGELVPIPVSYSQQVIFLAGEKQAHEVSGELNRMSSMPEVYKALHEIQPNLFLWQYTALESGIHSSYPGKGGYPADYDPRQRQWYKNAAEKGDQTQEIVTDLTTGTLILTLAKPIYTADNKFAGVTALDIDYRQFFSDWKIPEQWKRDAESMVLVYHAEEPDPGKRLQILLRNHNEEHSLNWRMPVQHEYLDVSEPQLQPLLQDWIDGNSAVRKITVQGKEALWAYGPRNQNEPFPLVIVPYQHIIAQAVNAEQYANQQIAQSLTISAALTIVVIVIAILLAISRSRKVTLPIMQLATAANQLSAGNFDATVNIHTGDELEELGNTFNGMGDRLKERDQMIQSLTLAKEIQQQLLPNSAPACPNFDLAGRSLYCDGTGGDYFDFIELNISSQKHLGLAVGDVSGHGIGPALVMATTRAALHSLVNRYKTQLVALTNELNNQLCRDTAEAYFMTLFYGVLDPAKRSLRWISAGHAPMFLYRAEGPMEELNSSGIPLGIIENAPYEIAAPIEFMPGDVLLVGTDGIWETRNMEEEMFGTERVRELLIRHAEAGAEAIADEFIATLNSFRGERSRDDDITLMVIKAI, from the coding sequence ATGAAATTTCGTACCAAGTTTTTGATTCTACTCCTGTTGGTCACCTTGTTGCCGCTTGGGCTCAGCTTTGTGCTGCAACGTGCTTCAATGCTCCATTTTGGAAACAAACTTACGAACGATACCCGCACCCTGCTGAATAACGACGCAGAGACTCTTCTCCATTCGCTGGTCGATGATTATGGTCTGATTCTCAAGCGGGATAAAGCGATAGCCTTACTGGCTTTACAGAATCAAGCTGAAGCGGTTGCATGGAGGCTGTCCGCTCCCCCTCTTGAAGACCCGCAACCCATCTTTTTTTCTGCCGATTATGCTTCCGGGCAGACGCAGCCCAAAGACCTGATTTCAACACCAAAACATCAGCGTTTATCCGAGGAGGGAGAACTGGTTCCCATCCCGGTCTCCTATTCTCAGCAGGTGATTTTTCTGGCTGGAGAAAAACAGGCGCATGAAGTGAGCGGTGAGCTTAACCGCATGAGCAGCATGCCTGAGGTTTACAAAGCCCTCCATGAGATTCAACCGAATCTATTTCTCTGGCAATATACGGCGTTGGAATCAGGAATTCATTCCAGCTATCCAGGCAAAGGGGGGTATCCCGCGGACTATGATCCCCGGCAACGCCAATGGTATAAAAATGCAGCAGAAAAAGGGGACCAGACACAAGAAATTGTCACAGATTTGACCACTGGAACCCTGATTCTTACTCTGGCAAAACCCATCTATACTGCTGATAACAAATTCGCAGGAGTCACGGCTCTGGATATCGATTATCGGCAATTCTTTAGCGATTGGAAAATTCCGGAACAATGGAAAAGAGATGCAGAGAGCATGGTTCTTGTTTACCACGCAGAAGAGCCGGATCCAGGCAAAAGGCTGCAAATCCTCCTTCGCAACCACAATGAGGAACATTCTTTAAATTGGCGAATGCCGGTTCAACATGAATATCTGGATGTCAGTGAGCCGCAATTACAACCTCTTTTGCAAGATTGGATTGACGGAAACTCTGCCGTCAGAAAAATCACGGTCCAAGGAAAGGAAGCTCTCTGGGCTTATGGCCCGCGGAATCAAAATGAGCCATTTCCACTGGTCATTGTTCCCTATCAACATATTATTGCTCAAGCAGTCAATGCTGAACAATATGCCAACCAACAAATAGCACAGAGTCTGACAATCAGTGCCGCCCTGACCATTGTTGTTATCGTGATTGCCATCCTTTTGGCAATAAGTCGTTCACGAAAGGTGACCCTGCCAATCATGCAACTGGCCACCGCTGCAAATCAGCTTTCAGCCGGCAACTTTGATGCCACAGTTAATATCCATACCGGTGATGAGTTAGAAGAACTCGGCAACACTTTTAATGGAATGGGAGACAGGTTGAAAGAGCGGGACCAGATGATTCAATCCCTAACTCTGGCCAAAGAAATCCAACAGCAGCTATTACCAAATTCAGCACCGGCTTGCCCCAATTTTGATCTGGCCGGCAGAAGCCTTTACTGCGATGGAACCGGTGGGGACTATTTTGACTTCATTGAACTGAACATTTCCTCTCAGAAACACCTGGGACTTGCAGTGGGGGATGTTTCCGGTCACGGGATAGGTCCGGCTCTGGTGATGGCAACAACCCGGGCAGCTCTTCACTCGCTGGTCAATCGTTATAAGACGCAACTTGTCGCACTCACAAACGAACTCAATAATCAACTGTGCCGGGATACCGCTGAAGCATATTTCATGACCCTGTTTTATGGCGTTCTTGATCCCGCCAAACGATCTTTACGCTGGATCTCAGCGGGTCATGCTCCGATGTTTCTTTACCGCGCCGAAGGACCGATGGAAGAACTCAACAGTTCAGGAATTCCCCTCGGAATTATTGAAAACGCTCCCTACGAGATTGCGGCACCGATAGAATTCATGCCTGGAGATGTTTTACTGGTTGGGACTGATGGAATCTGGGAAACCCGCAACATGGAAGAAGAAATGTTTGGAACTGAAAGGGTTCGTGAGCTGTTAATCCGTCATGCTGAAGCCGGTGCCGAAGCCATTGCTGATGAATTTATCGCCACATTGAACAGTTTTCGGGGAGAGCGTTCTCGGGACGATGATATCACCTTAATGGTCATCAAGGCCATCTGA
- a CDS encoding PilZ domain-containing protein, whose amino-acid sequence MNYQRYFKTDQQLLLKVLNDSENSERTELMSVRVVSLDEDSLLLTLPYGTDAVEKYPFSEGFSFEITSEAMGLGIRATGRFEQKIDENKFTIKLNSDLEMFQRRISKRFDCQLGIRFSRAAKTLHTMREIWDKNIKVLHSPEAPLVYEGFKSCRVNISSGGMRFSIKPPADQGELCLVLINLEDGKPPVCAIAEIVWVCMQEETAVTVGLRFINILSEDQQRIDTFISSKNRTSSVKD is encoded by the coding sequence ATGAACTACCAACGCTACTTCAAAACAGATCAACAATTGCTGCTTAAAGTCTTGAACGATTCAGAAAATAGTGAACGAACAGAGTTAATGTCTGTCCGTGTTGTTTCTCTGGATGAAGACTCCCTCCTTCTTACGCTACCCTATGGGACAGATGCAGTCGAAAAATATCCCTTTAGTGAAGGATTTTCTTTTGAAATCACTTCTGAAGCGATGGGGTTAGGGATACGTGCTACAGGCCGTTTTGAACAGAAAATTGACGAAAACAAGTTTACCATCAAGCTCAATTCAGACCTGGAAATGTTCCAAAGACGAATCAGTAAACGTTTCGATTGTCAGCTCGGTATCCGCTTCAGCCGGGCAGCAAAAACCCTCCACACCATGCGCGAGATATGGGACAAAAACATCAAAGTCCTCCATAGCCCGGAGGCTCCTCTCGTCTATGAGGGATTTAAATCGTGTCGGGTCAATATCAGTTCAGGGGGAATGCGGTTCTCCATCAAACCACCGGCAGATCAAGGGGAACTCTGTCTGGTTCTCATCAACCTGGAAGATGGAAAACCTCCTGTATGCGCCATTGCCGAGATCGTCTGGGTTTGCATGCAAGAGGAAACAGCTGTCACTGTTGGTCTACGTTTCATTAATATTCTCAGCGAAGATCAACAACGAATTGACACCTTCATCAGCTCAAAAAACAGAACGTCCAGTGTAAAAGATTGA